Within the Candidatus Woesearchaeota archaeon genome, the region GCAGGGCTGTGCATGTGGTGGCGGACACAGCTGAGCCAAACAGCCCTGCAATGATAGAAGTCCTTCTGGATGGCAACAGCCTGAATGTGAAAAATGCTGGCAGGGATGTAGAGATTGATGCTGAATCAGGCAAAAGCATGATGAAGGTTGACAGGGCACGGCTTTACAATGTCATCAGCGAGAATGCAGATTATGGCAGCCACATGCTCACTTTGGCAAGCAATGACAATAAGTTCATGATTTACACTTTCACATTTGGAAGCTGAGTGGAGAAGTTTATCCTTGATAGATGAGAAGAAAACATGGCCGGGAAAAACAAAAAATCTGAAATCAAGGATGCTGGACCCAGGAATAAGAATAGGACTGCACTGCTGGCAGTGGCGGTTGTGATAATAGCTGGGTTGATATTATGGCTGGAAAATCCCTTCAAGGAAAGGCCGGCCAAGATCTCAGATGTTTATCTGGCTGCAAATGAGGCAAAGCCTGTTGCAATTGGGGAAATGGCCCCTGACTTCGGGCTTGAGGCATTGGATGGAAGAACTGTTAAATTGAGCGAGTTCAGGGGAAAGCCTGTCATTATCAATTTCTGGGCCACATGGTGCCCTGACTGCCTGATAGAAATGCCCTGGTTCGAGGAAACCCACAGGGAATCCAATGGCAGCATAATCCTCCTCGGCGTGGACCTGCAGGAAAGCAGGGAGGACATGATTAGGTTTGTCCAGGAAAATGGTATTACTTACCCTATACTTTTGGATCCTGACAGGGTTGCCAGGGATATGTACAAGTCAATGGGTGTGCCGACAACATATTTTGTGAGCAAGGAAGGCATTATTGTTGACCTTAAGCAAGGCGGGCTTACAAAGGAAGAATACCAGGAAAAACTCAGGGCACTGATTGAATCCTGAAAGCCTGGCAGAATTGTTGGAGGAAGAGTGAATGGCAAATATGCCTGTTCCTGAAGAAAATTTTATTAACACCCCAAAAAAGATTGTTTCGGTGGGAATTTATGGCCTGGCCTTGTCCGGGATTCTTTATGCCCTGACAACCTGGATTGCCTTGGGAGCGGCATATCTCCAGCTATTTTGGGTAATCAGGGCATGGCCGTGGATAAATTTGGCAGCTGCATTGGGCTCTGTCGCATTAATTGCATTGGGATTTGCCAGGGGCTACAGGGTTTAAGGCATGGCAAGAGTAGGTAAGATTGTTTCTAGAAAAAGAAGCTATAAAGCCCTTCAATCAGTATGAATGATGCAAAAACAAGGGGAAACGAGGCAACGATATTCTGCGGCAGTGTGACAACCAGTGAGAGGAAATACAGCACTGATGGAAAAATCAGGAAGAAATGGATTATGTATGAAAGCGCGATATAATCACCGGTGATATGCGCGCCAAGAATGTTTGAAATCTGGATAGCGATTACAGTCAATGCGGCAATCACCAGAATATTGATGCCCAAAAACTTGTCCATGTGGGTGTAGCCATACTCATTCAGGAAGAGGATAATCCCCACTGGAAGGCCCGCTATCCCGACAATGTTGTCTATCATGGCCAAACAATTGAACTTTGAGTATAAAAAATTTTCTGCAATCGGCATTTCCAATGTCATTGTGAAATTGACGGCAGCACCTGCCATTGGAAAAATTGGATACAAAGATTTATAAATAATCCAATTAAACTTAACAATCGTTATGTTAACCAGCTTTTTGATAATGTTTCGTGAAAGCCTGGAAGCTTCGCTGATAGTAGGCATAATCCTTGGC harbors:
- a CDS encoding redoxin domain-containing protein, encoding MAGKNKKSEIKDAGPRNKNRTALLAVAVVIIAGLILWLENPFKERPAKISDVYLAANEAKPVAIGEMAPDFGLEALDGRTVKLSEFRGKPVIINFWATWCPDCLIEMPWFEETHRESNGSIILLGVDLQESREDMIRFVQENGITYPILLDPDRVARDMYKSMGVPTTYFVSKEGIIVDLKQGGLTKEEYQEKLRALIES